In Bos indicus isolate NIAB-ARS_2022 breed Sahiwal x Tharparkar unplaced genomic scaffold, NIAB-ARS_B.indTharparkar_mat_pri_1.0 scaffold_62, whole genome shotgun sequence, one genomic interval encodes:
- the LOC109571914 gene encoding zinc finger protein 678-like, protein MLENYGNLASLGLVISKPDLVTFLEQMKDPWDIRRMETPAVHPGIIDIGEKTYNCYDYAKAFNQSSKVIQQQNIQTKQKHYKCNTCGKVFSNSPNLSRHRKIHTERKCFKCTACGKAFNQSSYLTEHQRIHAGEKPYKCTECGKTFIYCSRVTQHQRIHTGERPYKCTECGKAFNWHLSLTVHQRTHTGEKPYKCKECGKAFICCSHLTRHQRIHTGERPYKCTHCGKAFTRYSPLTQHQRIHTGERPYKCTECGKAFNWRLSLTVHQRTHTGEKPYKCKECGKAFICCSHLTQHQRIHTGERPYKCTECGKAFTRYSLLTQHQRIHTGERPYKCTECGKAFTRYSLLTQHQRIHTGERPYKCTECGKTFNWRMSLTVHQRIHTGEKPYKCTDCGKAFSRSSGLSQHQRIHTAGKYQKCKECGKGFHHSHHLTHHQRIHTAEKP, encoded by the exons GTCTTGTGATCTCTAAGCCGGACCTGGTCACATTTCTGGAGCAAATGAAGGATCCCTGGGATATACGGAGAATGGAGACGCCAGCCGTGCACCCAGGTAT TATTGATATTGGAGAGAAGACTTATAATTGTTAtgattatgctaaagcttttAACCAGTCTTCAAAAGTTATTCAACAGCAGAATATTCAGACTAAGCAGAAACATTACAAGTGTAATACATGTGGGAAAGTCTTTAGTAACTCACCAAATCTAAGTAGACATAGGAAAATTCATACAGAAAGGAaatgtttcaaatgtacagcatgCGGCAAAGCCTTTAATCAGAGTTCATATTTAACTGAACATCAGCGAATCCATGCTggggagaaaccatacaaatgtacagaatgtggcaaaaccTTTATCTATTGTTCACGTGTTActcaacatcagcgaattcatactggggagagaccttataaatgtacagaatgtggcaaagcctttaactggCATCTGAGTCTTACTGTACATCAGCGAActcatactggggagaaaccatacaaatgtaaagaatgtggcaaagcctttatctGTTGTTCACATCTTACTCGACATCAAcgaatccatactggggagagaccttataaatgtacacactgtggcaaagcctttacccGTTATTCACCTCTTACTCAGCATCAAcgaatccatactggggagagaccttataaatgtacagaatgtggcaaagcctttaactggCGTCTGAGTCTTACTGTACATCAGCGAActcatactggggagaaaccatacaaatgtaaagaatgtggcaaagcctttatctGTTGTTCACATCTTACTCAACATCAAcgaatccatactggggagagaccttataaatgtacagaatgtggcaaagcctttacccGTTATTCACTTCTTACTCAGCATCAAcgaatccatactggggagagaccttataaatgtacagaatgtggcaaagcctttacccGTTATTCACTTCTTACTCAGCATCAAcgaatccatactggggagagaccttataaatgtacagaatgtggcaaaaccTTTAACTGGCGTATGAGTCTTACTgtacatcagcgaattcatactggggagaaaccatacaaatgtacAGACTGTGGCAAAGCCTTTTCCCGGAGTTCaggtctttctcaacatcagagaattcatactgcaGGCAAATATCagaaatgtaaggaatgtggcaaAGGATTTCATCACAGCCATCACCTCACTCACCATCAGAGAATACATACTGCAGAGAAACCCTAG